DNA sequence from the Parasphingorhabdus cellanae genome:
TTTAACCGAAATGCTGTCATCGCTTCGCCTTTAACTTGTGCCTTGCGGCCGACAGGGTTTTGACCGCTTCGATCAATGTCGGCCCCGCGCAATGCATCAACCGCGCAGGATAATCGGCAATCATGATCCGGTGGGAAAGTTTTTCGACAACCGGGTGGGATAGCATCCGGTCTTTTCGCCCGGTTTTGACCTCAGAAGCGTTCGAAAACAACAATTGCGGCGGCCGCGCCACCAGATGTTCGAGCGGCAGAATATCCCATTGCTTCAGCCCGTAAGTGCTGCTGACATTTTCAAAACCGGTGCGGCGCAACAGCTCGTCAGGCAATGTGCCGTCACCAGGGGTCAGCCCTCCGCTGCGCCAGATCAAAGCGGATATCTTATCGCTGTCTTTCGGTCTGGCTTTGTCAAAAGCATTCGAAATGCGCTGGTTAACAGCCACACCGCGCTGCGTGGCACCTACTATTTCAGCCAACTGACTTATCTGCTGCTGGCTTTCCGCCACGCTTTGCGGAATCGAAAGCTGCACCATAGGAATTGCCATGCGTTTCAGCGCAGTGGCCGTTGGCCGTGCAACATGCGAACCAGCCACGACCAGATCGGGACGCATGGCCAAAATCTCTTCCGCCGTGCCCGATGTGGCCGGAAATTGCAGCGCCTGCGCCAAAGGAATAGAGGTCGCGCGCTTGTCATGCGAATAATGGCTGACCGATGCGATCTGGCGCTTGTCCGCCAATTGCATGAGCAGCGCATCGGCGCAGGGATTTATCGACACAATCCGTTTGGGATAGGCCGGTATTTTTGCCCCTGCGCTACGCGTCACAACCTGCGCATCGGCCATGGCAACCGGGCAGAACAATAGCGCCAATGCGATCAAAAAGACAGAAATCTGCTTCAATATTCAACGCCTTTTTGCGCCTTAAAACCGGCTTTAAACGGGTGTTTGACCTCTTCAAATTCGGTTACCAGATCGGCCATTTCGATCAGTTCCGGTTTGGCATTGCGCCCGGTAATGCAAATATGCTTTTCCAATGGCCGCTGTTTCAGGAATTCAGCTATTTCCCCAATATCAAGCGTGTCATCGCGCAGCACGATGTTCAGTTCATCCAAAATGATAAAATCATATTCGGGATTCATGATCAGCTCTTTGGACCGTTCCCAAGCGGCTTTAGCTGCTGCAATATCCTGCGCGCGGTCCTGTGTGTCCCAGGTGAACCCATCACCCATGACTTCAAAGGTCAACAGATCGGGATTGGCCTGAAAAAAATTCTTCTCCCCCGTTTCCCAGCTGCCTTTGACATATTGCACAACCGCGACCTTCATGCCCCAGCCAAGCGAGCGGATGGCCATGCCGAAAGCGGAGGAGGATTTGCCTTTGCCATTGCCGGTATGGACAATTAAAAGACCGCGTTCAATCGTCCGGCGCGCCTGCATTTTCGCGCGGGCGGCCTGCACGCGTTTCATCCGGGCATTATGTTTTGCATGTTGGTCACCACTGGATTCGGTCATTGCTTGTCTCTCCATATTTTGAGGGCATTTTCCAAACGCTGCCATTCCTCTTCGCTAGCTGGCAGACCAAAACGCAATTGTTCTTCATCACCATAAAATGGCCGAACCAACAGGCCCGCTTGGCCGAGAATATGAAATAATTTCTGTGCCTTATGGTGAGATACCAGACGGAACAGCGATGTCCCCCCCACAATATGCAAGTTAGAATCTTTAAGCAAATTGTCGAGCCGGGCCGCCGCTGTTTGAAGGCGCTGCCGCTGTTGGTCCTGCCAATCCCGATCGGCATAGGCAGCCAATCCGACAGTTGCCGCCACGCCCGATATGGGCCAGTCGCCCAGCATGCGACGCAGTTTTTCCACAATCGCAATATTGGCAATTACAAAACCCAGCCTGATCCCCGCCAGACCATAAAATTTACCAAATGAGCGCAGGACAATGGCATTGCCGCGCTCCGGCAAAATGCTGGCGGACGGCGCAGTATCTGCAAAAGCCTCATCAACAATCACTTGTCCGTGCAGTGCCCGCAATTTTTCGGGCGCAACGATACGACCGTCGGGATTGTTCGGATTGGCGAGAATGACCAGCTCTTTATCCGCCGCCTCTTCGATGGAAATTTCCTCCACCTCTGGCCAGGCCGCTTTATGGCCTGAATATATCGGTGTCAGCATCGCGCCGCGTTGATCTGCGAACAAGGAGCCCAACATCCGGATGGCCATATCACTGCCCGGCACGGCAATGATTTCAGCAGGATTGCTCACACCAAATGCCTTAGCTGCGGCGAGCTCCAGATCAGCGATAAGTTCGGGTTCCGGCAAGCGGCTCCAGATGTCCGGCGCCAGTTCGGGTAAGGGATAAGCCCACGGGCTGATCCCGGTCGAAAGGTCAACCCATGGCGCCGGCGCATCCGCAAATTGCACAGCCGCAGCCGCCAATCGTCCGCCATGAAAGCGGAACGGATTGGTGGCTGGACTATTGCTCATATTAGTAGCGTAACCGGACGCCGGCAAAGGCAGATCGGCCCGGCGTGCCATAGCGGAATATCGTTTCATATTCCTCGTCAAACAGATTCTCGACGCGGCCATAGACCTCGATATTATCGGTTATTGGCATAGCCGCACGCAGATCAACGACGACATAACCTTCCACTTCGCGCGTGTTTGATGTGTTGTCAAAATTCGATCCGACATGGGTGATCGTCGCACCGGTTTTGAGACCAAAGGACCAGTCATAATCCAGCGAAGCATTGATGCTATGCTTCGGACGCCGATTCAGCTTCAAGCCGGTTTCCCGGTTTTCCGCATCGACCAGCCCGTAGTTGAGGGAAAAAGCGAGTGGCTCAGCCGGTCGGACAAGCAATCCCATTTCCAACCCTTGCGCTCGCGCACGACCGACATTTTCGTAGGTACTTCCGACAAAGTTGATCAGGTTGCGGCTGTTGCGTCGGAAAATCGTCGCACTCAATTCCACTTTGCCACCGATAAGCTTTTGCGTGATGCCGGCATCATAGCTTCGCGATGTTTCTGCTTCGAGCGCTGGATTTCCGAAATTATCGCTAAACAACTGGAATAAGGATGGCACGTTGAACCCCTCGCCATAGCTGGCACGGAAAATCGTGTTCCCTTGATTGGGGCTAAACACCAGATCACCAGCAAAGGTCGTTTCACTGCCATATGTGCTGTGATCATCGTAACGCAGGCCAGCCGTGGCCGTAAATCCTTCCAGCGGCGTCACGCTCAATTGACCGTAGAAACTGTCAATCTCAGACGAAAAATTTTGTGCTGTATCACCGGAACCCGTGCGGTATTTTGATGTTTCCGTTTCCGCACCAATTGTTGTTTGGAATATTTCGGAAATATCGAAAACACCCTGATATTCAAATCGCTCATTACGGCCGAGCGCGTCAAATGTCTGCACATCGAGATTGAAATTATCCCGCTTAATGCTGGTATAGGCAAAGGCTAAGCGATTACGGAACCGCCCATCTAGCAGGTTTATATTCAGGCCTGAATATCCGACAAATTCCTCTACATTGGAAACCTCGGGTGTGTCACCGAATGTGAAATTGGGCGGTATAAAACCATCAATGTCAGTTCTGCCGTCTGAATAATAACCGCGCAGATCAATTGAAACAGCCTCGTTCAGCGTAATTTCAAACTTTCCGTTCGCACCGAAATTTCGATAGCCGTCGCTCTCCGTTGCGCCGCGCTCTTCATTAAAGGCGGAGAACCCGTCGCTGCGGTAATAGCCCGCACCGACACTGGCAGCGATCGGACCGAAGCGTCCGGAAATATTACCAACTATTTGCCCAGTATCGCGATAACCATATTCGGCGCGCGCATTGATGCTGAGGTCTTCCGTCGGCTCCCGCGTAATCGTGTTGATCACCCCGCCAATGGCCTGGCTACCCCAGATAACCGACTGCGATCCACGCAGCACCTCGATCCGAGATATATTACCGGTGAGGAGGTTACCGAAGTTGAAGCCGCCACCGGGAGATGACGGATCATTCAGTTTAACCCCGTCGATCAGAGCCACTGTCTGGTCAGAATCTGCTCCGCGAATGGATACCGATGTTGCGGTTCCAATGCCGCCATTGCGCGTAAAGGTAACGCCAGGCACATTTCGCAACAGGTCGACAACCGCAACGCTCTGGGTCCGTTCGATCCGGTCTTGGTCGATGACGGTAATGGACCGCCCGGTTTCCGATAACAGCTGCTTGGACCGAGATGCCGTTACAACGATAACCTCGTCACCATCTTCGGTCACTACTGCCGTTTCGGCCAGAACCGGCTGCGCCATGACAAGCCCCGTGGTGGATAAAATAAAACTATGAAAACGCATGAATATTCCTTTTTGACAATCATTCAAAAAGGCCACGCATATTTGACGCCCATGGGATTCCCACATGCGTAGCCCGATGGTAATCGTCGCTACGCGAGGAACTCCTCGATCATATGGCACACCCCGTCCGCATGATAGAACGACAGCCACGGGCAGGTCTCCTGGCTCTCGGATCATCGCTGGGTTCGTCCCCTTCCCAGACACAAAGTCCAGTGGGATTTGACGAGCCCGCTCACCGATCACAGTTGCGGGGGCAGCTTCGGATTAAGAAATCGCTTTCCCTTCCGAATTCCCTTTTGATCCCGTCTCCGGGAACCTGTAGCAAAGGCTTCTCTAGTCATCCCAATTCTGCGGAGCAAGACAATTATGCCGACCAAATCCGACAGAAGCAGCCATATCACGCTAGTTTTGGGCGGCACCCGATCGGGTAAGAGCAGCTTTGCACAGCGCCTGGCCGAGCAAAATGGCGACAAGCTTGTTTACATCGCAACGGCCGAAGCCTTTGACGACGAAATGACCGACCGAATTGCACGCCATCAGCAGGATCGCGGCGAACAGTGGCACACGGTCGAAGAAACGCTGGATCTGGCTACTATTATTACCACCCATAGCGCTCAAAAAACTACGCTACTGATTGATTGTCTGACGATATGGTTGAGCAATGTCATGCTCGCCGATCGGAACATTGCGACAACCGTTGACGGACTGGCCCAATCCATATCGAACGCGCCAGGGCCGGTGATCCTAGTATCCAATGAAGTCGGCTCGGGTATTGTTCCGGAAAGTGCCTTAGGACGCGAGTTTCGCGACGAATCCGGCTGGATGAATCAACGCATTGCCGCAGCAGCGGACGATGTTGCATTGATCACTGCAGGTCTGCCACAATGGCTCAAGCGCGACGGCGCATAAGTTCACACAAAATCAGGAAACAGCGTCTTCTTCATCTGGCC
Encoded proteins:
- a CDS encoding ABC transporter substrate-binding protein; this translates as MKQISVFLIALALLFCPVAMADAQVVTRSAGAKIPAYPKRIVSINPCADALLMQLADKRQIASVSHYSHDKRATSIPLAQALQFPATSGTAEEILAMRPDLVVAGSHVARPTATALKRMAIPMVQLSIPQSVAESQQQISQLAEIVGATQRGVAVNQRISNAFDKARPKDSDKISALIWRSGGLTPGDGTLPDELLRRTGFENVSSTYGLKQWDILPLEHLVARPPQLLFSNASEVKTGRKDRMLSHPVVEKLSHRIMIADYPARLMHCAGPTLIEAVKTLSAARHKLKAKR
- the cobO gene encoding cob(I)yrinic acid a,c-diamide adenosyltransferase, with amino-acid sequence MTESSGDQHAKHNARMKRVQAARAKMQARRTIERGLLIVHTGNGKGKSSSAFGMAIRSLGWGMKVAVVQYVKGSWETGEKNFFQANPDLLTFEVMGDGFTWDTQDRAQDIAAAKAAWERSKELIMNPEYDFIILDELNIVLRDDTLDIGEIAEFLKQRPLEKHICITGRNAKPELIEMADLVTEFEEVKHPFKAGFKAQKGVEY
- a CDS encoding threonine-phosphate decarboxylase, whose product is MKRYSAMARRADLPLPASGYATNMSNSPATNPFRFHGGRLAAAAVQFADAPAPWVDLSTGISPWAYPLPELAPDIWSRLPEPELIADLELAAAKAFGVSNPAEIIAVPGSDMAIRMLGSLFADQRGAMLTPIYSGHKAAWPEVEEISIEEAADKELVILANPNNPDGRIVAPEKLRALHGQVIVDEAFADTAPSASILPERGNAIVLRSFGKFYGLAGIRLGFVIANIAIVEKLRRMLGDWPISGVAATVGLAAYADRDWQDQQRQRLQTAAARLDNLLKDSNLHIVGGTSLFRLVSHHKAQKLFHILGQAGLLVRPFYGDEEQLRFGLPASEEEWQRLENALKIWRDKQ
- a CDS encoding TonB-dependent receptor plug domain-containing protein, whose translation is MRFHSFILSTTGLVMAQPVLAETAVVTEDGDEVIVVTASRSKQLLSETGRSITVIDQDRIERTQSVAVVDLLRNVPGVTFTRNGGIGTATSVSIRGADSDQTVALIDGVKLNDPSSPGGGFNFGNLLTGNISRIEVLRGSQSVIWGSQAIGGVINTITREPTEDLSINARAEYGYRDTGQIVGNISGRFGPIAASVGAGYYRSDGFSAFNEERGATESDGYRNFGANGKFEITLNEAVSIDLRGYYSDGRTDIDGFIPPNFTFGDTPEVSNVEEFVGYSGLNINLLDGRFRNRLAFAYTSIKRDNFNLDVQTFDALGRNERFEYQGVFDISEIFQTTIGAETETSKYRTGSGDTAQNFSSEIDSFYGQLSVTPLEGFTATAGLRYDDHSTYGSETTFAGDLVFSPNQGNTIFRASYGEGFNVPSLFQLFSDNFGNPALEAETSRSYDAGITQKLIGGKVELSATIFRRNSRNLINFVGSTYENVGRARAQGLEMGLLVRPAEPLAFSLNYGLVDAENRETGLKLNRRPKHSINASLDYDWSFGLKTGATITHVGSNFDNTSNTREVEGYVVVDLRAAMPITDNIEVYGRVENLFDEEYETIFRYGTPGRSAFAGVRLRY
- the cobU gene encoding bifunctional adenosylcobinamide kinase/adenosylcobinamide-phosphate guanylyltransferase, producing MPTKSDRSSHITLVLGGTRSGKSSFAQRLAEQNGDKLVYIATAEAFDDEMTDRIARHQQDRGEQWHTVEETLDLATIITTHSAQKTTLLIDCLTIWLSNVMLADRNIATTVDGLAQSISNAPGPVILVSNEVGSGIVPESALGREFRDESGWMNQRIAAAADDVALITAGLPQWLKRDGA